A segment of the Candidatus Deferrimicrobiaceae bacterium genome:
AAGAGGCGAAGGAGTGGTCGGGGGCCTTGGTCTCGGTCCTTTGGGATGAGCTTCCTCCCCCGGAGGAGGGGGAGTATTACGTCACGGACCTGATCGGCTGCGAAGTGGTGGATGCCGCGGGGGGCCGCGTCGGGGAGCTCGTCGGGGTGGAGGAGGGGCCGGCTCACGACTGGCTCGTCATCCGGCGCGAAGAGGGGGAGTCCCTCCTTCCGATGGTTTCCGAGTTTGTCCGCGAGGTGGACGTCGCGGGCCGCCGCATCGTGGTGGCCCCCCCGGAGGGGTGGTAAGGTGCGGATCGACATCCTGACGCTCTTCCCCGGGATCTTTTCCGGACCGCTCGACCACAGCATCCTCGCCCGGGCGAGGGAGGCGGGGCTGCTGGCGGTCGGCGTGCACGACCTGCGGGACTACGCGGAGGGGAAGCACCGGGTGACCGACGAGCCGCCTTTCGGCGGGGGCGGCGGGATGGTAATGAAGCCGGAGCCGATCTTTGCGGGGGTGGAGGCGATCCGAACACGGTTCGGGCCGGGGAAGGCGGTCCTTCTCTCCCCCCAGGGAGAGCTGTTGACCCACCGGCTGGCGCGCCGGCTGGCCGGGGAAGAACATCTGATCCTCATCTGCGGTCGGTACGAAGGGGTAGACCAGCGCGTGGCGGACCACCTGGCCGACTTCGAGATCTCCATCGGCGATTACGTGCTGACGGGAGGGGAGTTGCCCTCCCTCGTGCTGGTCGACGCGGTGGCCCGGTTCGTGCCCGGCGTGATCGGGGGCCCTTTGGCGCCGGACCGGGATTCCTTCGAGGAGGGAATCCTCGAGGGGCCGCAATACACCCGCCCCCGGGAGTTCCGAGGGCTTACGGTCCCCGACGTGCTCCTGTCGGGCAACCACGCCGCGATCGAGAAGTGGCGCCGGGAGGAGGGGACGCGCAGGACCTTGGCCAGGCGCCCCGATCTCGGGAAGAAGAAGTTGACACCCGGCGGCGGGGTGGAATAGATTAATCCGTCTTGTTTTCCAAAGGGAACCGACTCGGGAAAGGGGTTCGAGAAATGAGCAATCTCCTCAGGGAACTGGAAAAATCGCAGCTTCGCAGCGACCTTCCGGCGTTCAAGGCCGGGGACACGGTGCGCGTCTACCTGCGGATTCGGGAAGGGGAAAAGGAGCGCGTCCAGTACTTCGAGGGGATCGTCATCGGGTTTCACCGCAACGGACCCTCCACAACCTTCAAAGTCCGCAAGGAGTCATACGGAGTGGGCGTGGAGCGGACGTTCCCGCTGCACTCCCCCCTCCTCGAGAGGATCGAAGTGAAGAAGAGGGGGGACGTCCGCAGGGCGAAGCTCTTCTTCCTCCGCAAGGTGTCCGGCAAGAAGGCCCGGATCCGGGAGAAGAAGGACTGGCTCGGCAAGAAGGGGATCGCCATCCCGGCCGAGGGGACCGCGGAACCACCCGAAGAGGGTGTCGCCGCGCCGGAAGATGCGGCGCAGGCGCCGGAGACCAAGGAGTAGGGCACCCCCGTTGGACGGTTTCGAGACCCGGGCGCGTGCGAGGGGTTTTCGCATGGTGGCCGGCGTAGACGAAGCCGGGCGGGGACCGCTTGCCGGCCCGGTAGTGGCGGCGGCCGTAGTGCTCCCCCCGGGGTTCTATCGGCCGGATATCCGCGATTCGAAGGCCCTTTCCCCGAAAGCGAGGGAAAGGGCCTTTTCTCTTGTCACCTCGCACGCCCTCGCCTACGCGGTTGGCCATTCCACCCCGGAGGAGATCGACCGGATCAACATCCTCAAGGCGTCGCTTCTCGCGATGCGACGGGCGGTGGAAAAACTCATACCCGTTCCTGACTTTCTCTACATCGATGGGAATATTTCGATCCCTCCGGCGGAGGGAGGCCCATGGGCGGCCATCCGCCAGGAACCGCTCGTCTCGGGGGACACCCGGTGCGTTTCGGTCATGGCGGCCTCCATCGTCGCGAAGGTCACCCGGGACCGGCTGATGCTCGAGTACGACCGGGTCTACCCCGGGTACGGCTTCGCCTCCCACAAGGGGTACCCGACGAGGGGGCATCTGGCCGCCTTGGCGTTGCTCGGCCCCTCCCCGATTCACCGGAAGACGTTCCGCGGGGTCCTTCCGGGGTGAGTCGCAAGCCGGAAGAGAGGGCGGCGGCGGGGCGGGAGGCGGAAGAATCGGTCTGCGCGTATCTGCGGGAAAGAGGAATGGAGATCGTGGAGCGGAACTTCCGCGCCCGGGGCGGGGAGATCGACGTCATTGCCCGGGACAGGAACGTTCTCGCGTTCGTCGAGGTGCGCTTCCGGGAGGAGGACGGGCACGGGCTCCCGGAGGAGTCCGTGGGCCCGGCCAAACGAAGAAGGATCGCGGCCGCGGCGAGGGCGTACCTGGCGACGATCCCCCCGGGCTCGTGGAAGGAGGCGCGGTTCGACGTGGCGGCGGTCGACGGCAGCGGGGGCGCCCCGGCCATCCGCTATTACCCCGCCGCGTTCGACGCCCGGGGCAAGATCCTTTAAGCCGGGTGTTCCTCCCGGGGACCCTGGCTCGCGGGGGGCTTCCGCATCCGCTACGCTCGCGATCTTCGCCCGCTCGCTGCCGGTTCCGCTCGCGTGTCTTAAACGCCGCTTCGCGGCGACCCCCATTTCTCGCTCCACAGGCCGCTCTGCGGAACCCCCCGCTGCGCCCCGGGTCCCCGGTGACCGGCGCAGCAGCCGCAGGAGGAGGGGCGCAGTGAGACCGGCCTCCAGGAGTTCATTCCCTCAGATCCCGGCATTCGAGGGCCGCTGCATCCGCTCCGGTTTCGTTGCCCTCCCTCACCGTACCGCAGCGGGTACGCTTCGGTCGGGCGCCTCGCCGGAAGCGGCGCATCGACCCTCTCGGTGCACGGCCTCTTCGGCAACGGACCCCTGGAGGCCGGAGCGCAGGCGTGCGGGTGCAACGCACGCCGAGCCACGAACGGAGCCCCCCTCCGAGGCTGCGGAGCCGTTTCTGCGCAAGGCGCAGCGGTAGGCGGGGGAACGTCCCGGTTCTTTACCCGAAGAATTCCTCGGCGATGTGGAAGATTCCCATGTTGACCGTTTTCGACTGCGCGGTGGCTTCGGACAAGGGGACGGGGACGATCTCTTTCCCCTGGAGGGCGGCCATCTTCCCGAACTCGCCGCGGTGGGCCATCTCGGTGGCGAAGACGCCGTACCGGGTGGCCAGCACCCGGTCGTGGGCGGTAGGGGAACCGCCCCGCTGGATGTGGCCAAGGACCACGAAGCGCGTCTCGAACCTCGTCCGTTTCTCGATCTCCTTGGCAAGGACCTGCGAGATCCCGCCCAGCCGGACGTGCCCGAACTCGTCGGTCTTCGTCTCCTGGATGATCAGCTGGCCGTCCTCGCCCGGCTTCTCGGCGAACTTTGCCCCCTCCGCCACCACGACGATGCTGAAGTTCTTCCCGCGGCTGTGGCGTCGCAGGATCAGGTCGCATACCTCGTCGATGTCGATCGGCTTTTCCGGAATGAGGATCGCGTGCGCCCCTCCTGCCATCCCCGAGAAGGTGGCGATCCATCCCGCGTTGCGCCCCATCACCTCCACCACCATGACGCGGTTGTGGGACTCCGCCGTCGTGTGGATCCGGTCGATGGCATCGGTGGCGATGGAGACCGCCGTGTCGAACCCGAAGGTGAAATCGGTCCCCGACAGGTCGTTGTCGATCGTCTTGGGGACGCCCACCACCGGAAGGCCGCGCTCATAGAGCTTGCTCGCCGCCCCCAGGGTGTCCTCGCCCCCGATGGCGACGAGTGCGTCGAGCCCCAGCAGGCGGAAGTTCTTCAGGACCTTGTCAGGACCGTCGGGATCCTTGAAAGGGTTGGTCCGGGAAGTGCCGATGATCGTTCCGCCGATGTGCAGGATCCCCGAGACCATCTTGGTGTCGAGATCCATGTAGGAGATGTCCACAAGTCCCTTCCACCCGTTCCGGATGCCCACCACACGGGAATCTAAATTGTCGGATTTCCGGACCACCGCCCGGATGACCGCATTGAGGCCCGGGCAATCTCCGCCGCCGTTCAGCACGCCTATTTTCATCTTGCCTTCCTCCCTTGTCGAATATCGGTAAAGTATAGCAGAGTCCCGCTCACCGTATTTGAAAGGAGCGGGTCTATATGGTAATTTATAAGACTTATATCCCGGCAGGAAAGAAAGGAATTTCGTTGTCCGTACCGGCAAGGGAAAAGATCGTGCTGCTGTCCGGGAACGAGGCGATCGCACGGGGGGCGTTCGAGGCGGGGGTTACGGTCGCCTCCGCCTACCCCGGGACCCCGAGCACGGAGATCCTCGAGAATTTCGCGCGGTACGAGGGAGTCTACGCGGAGTGGGCTCCCAACGAAAAGGTGTCGGTGGAGGTGGCGCACGGGGCCTCGATGGCGGGAGCGCGGGCCCTCGCGGTGATGAAGCACGTGGGGGTGAACGTCGCCGCCGACCCGATCTTCACCGCCTCCTACACGGGGGTGCGCGGGGGGTTCGTGATCGTCACCGCCGACGATCCCGAACTGCACTCGTCCCAGAACGAGCAGGACAACCGGCACTATGCCGTCGCGGCGAAGATCCCGATGCTGGAGCCGTCCGACTCCTGGGAGGCGAAGGAGTTCACGAGGCTTGCCTTCGACCTCTCGGAAAAATTCGACACCCCGGTCTTTTTGAGGAGCACCACGCGGATCTCCCACGCCGAGGGGGCGGTCCGGCTCGGCGACGTGACGGGATCACTCCTCGCCCCCGGGTTCGTGCGCGACCCGGCCAAGTGGGTCATGCTCCCGGACAACGCGAGGCGGCGGCACGGGATCGTCGAGGAGAGGATGCGGGCCCTCGCTACGTTCGCGGAAGGGTTCGACGGCAACCGGATCGAGTGGGGCGACCGCACCCTGGGGGTGATCACGGCGGGGGTCTCGTACCAGTACGTCCGGGAGGCGTTTCCCGACGCGTCGGTCCTGAAGCTGGGGATGGCGCACCCGCTCCCGTCGCGGCTCATCCGGGAGTTCGCGGCGGGCGTGTCGCGCGTGGTGGTGGTCGAGGAGCTGGACCCTCACATCGAGACGCACGTGAAGGCCCTGGGGCTTCCGGTGCAGGGGAAGGAGATCATCCCGATCGTCGGGGAGCTTTCCCCGCGGATCGTCCGGGAGGGGATTACCGGGGTGGCGATTCCCGTGCGGCCGGCCGAGGGGCTTCCCCGGAGGCCCCCGAACCTGTGCCCCGGCTGCCCGCACCGCGGGCTTTTCTACGTCCTCAACAAGTTCAAGGCGACGGTGGCCGGCGACATCGGCTGCTATACCCTCGCGGCGCTCCCGCCGCTTTCCGGAATGGACACCTGCGTCTGCATGGGGGCGTCCATCGGGAACGCCTTCGGGATCGAGAAGGCGCTGGGAAAGGCCGCCCTGGGCAAGGTGGTGGCGGTCATCGGGGATTCCACCTTCCTCCACTCGGGGATCACGCCCCTGATCGACATCGTCTACAACCGCGGGTTCTCCACGGTGATCATCCTGGACAACCGGACGACCGCCATGACCGGCGCCCAGGAGAATCCTGCGACGGGAAGGACGCTCATGGGCAAGGCCACCCGCCGGCTGGACCTGGCGGCTCTGTGCCGCGCGGTGGGTGTGGACCACGTCTATACGGTCAACCCGCACGACATGGAGCGGACGGAAGCGGTCCTCAGGAGGGAGCTCTTCCGCGAGGAGCCGTCCGTGATCATCACCGAGGCGCCGTGCGTTCTCCTCCCGGAGCACCGCAGGAAAAAGCGTCCCGTCTACGAGGTGATCCCCGACCTGTGCAGGGGATGCAAGGCGTGCAGCAAGCTCGGCTGCCCCGCGATCGAATGGGTTCCGTTCACGCCGGAGGCGGCGGTCGCCGCGGGGAAGAAGGCGTCCCAGAAGGGGATGACGCGGATCCATCCCCTCCTGTGCGACGGGTGCAACCAGTGCCCTCCGCTGTGCAAGTTCAAGGCGATCCTGGAGAAGAAGGGGTGAAACAGGCCCGCGGGAACGTTTTCCTCGCGGGCGTCGGCGGGCAGGGGATCCTCCTCGCGTCCGAGGTGCTGGGCGAGGCGTTCCTGCTCGGAGGGTACGACGTCAAGAAGAGCGAGGTCCACGGAATGGCCCAGCGCGGGGGGGCGGTGACGACCCACCTGCGCTACGGCCCGAAGGTGTTCTCGCCGCTCATCGAGCCGGGCACGGCGGACCTGCTGGTCGCCTTCGAGAAGCTGGAGGCCCTCCGGTTCGCGCATTTTCTCAAACCCGGCGGCGCCGCGGTGGTCAACGCGCAGGAGATCCTGCCTCCGTCGGTGGCCACCGGCCGGGAGCGGTACCCGGAGCGGATCGAGGAGCGGCTTGCCGAGGTGACACCGAACCTGTACCTGGTCGATGCCCTGGCGACCGCCCTCTCCCTGCGCGAGGTGCGCGCCGTGAACATGGTGATGGCGGGTGCCGCCTCGCACCTGCTTCCCCTCCCCGAGGAATGCTACCTGAGGGCGATCCGGGAGCGTCTTCCGGAGAGATTCGTGGAGGTGAACGCGAAAGCGTTTCGCGCCGGGCGGGCGCTGTTGGCGCCCCGCGAGGCGGGACGGTAAATCGGGCGGGGCGGCCCGCGCCGCCGTCCCCCGGACAGAGGAGAACGGATGATCTGGGACGACGAATTCGAAACGCTGCCGCGCGAGGCGCTTGCGGCCCTGCAGTCGAAGCGGCTCCGGGCCCTGATCGAAAGGGTCCACTCCGCGGTTCCTTTCTACCGCCGCAAGCTCGACGAGGCGGGGTACCGGGCGGGCGACGTCCGGGGGCTCGAGGATCTGCCGGATCTTCCCTTCACGACGAAGGACGACCTGCGGGAGACCTACCCGTTCGGGCTGTTCGCCGTCCCGATGGAGCGGGTCGTGCGGGTTCACGCCTCCTCGGGGACCACGGGGAAGCCGGTCGTCGTCGGCTACACGCGCCGGGACATCGACACCTGGGCGGAGCTGATGGCCCGCACGCTCACCTGCGGAGGGACGACGAAGGGGGACGTGGTCCACAACGCGTACGGCTACGGCCTGTTCACGGGGGGGCTGGGAGCCCACTACGGGGCGGAGAGGATCGGCGCGACCGTCATCCCGATCTCGGGGGGGAACACGAAGCGGCAGATCATGCTCATGCAGGACTTCGGGTCCACGATCCTGTTGTGCACCCCCTCCTACGCGCTCAACCTCGCCGAGGTGATGGCGGAGGAGGGCGTCGATCCCGCCCGCCTGAAGCTCAAGTGCGGCCTGTTCGGGGCCGAGCCGTGGACCGAATCGATGCGGGGGGAGATCGAGAAGAAGCTCCGGATCAGCGCGCTCGACATCTATGGCCTCTCGGAGGTCATCGGGCCGGGGGTGGCGTCGGAGTGCATCGAGGAGAAGCGCGGCCTGCACGTCTTCGAGGACCACTTCATCGCGGAGATCATCGACCCGTCGACGGGGAAGGCGCTCCCTTGCGGGGAGACGGGCGAGCTCGTCTTCACCACGATCACCAAGGAGGCCTTTCCCGTGATCCGCTACCGGACGCGCGACATCTCGCGCCTCAGCGTCTCCCCCTGCTCCTGCGGCCGGACGCACGCGCGGATGGACCGGATCTCGGGGCGGACCGACGACATGCTCATCATCCGGGGGGTCAACGTCTTCCCGTCCCAGATCGAGTCGGTCCTGATGACGATCGAGGGCGTCGAGCCCCACTACCAGCTCATCGTCTCCCGCGAGGGGTCCCTGGACGTCCTCGAGGTGCAGGTGGAGGTGGGCGAGGCGATCTTCACGGACGAGATCAAGGGGCTCGAGACGCTTTCGAAGCGCATCGAGCACGAGATCAAGGACCTGTTGGGCGTCTCCTGCAAGGTGAAGCTTGTGGAGCCCAAGACGATCCAGCGCAGCGAGGGGAAGGCGAAGCGGGTCATCGATCAAAGGAAGCTGTAATGGCCAGATTCGTAAATATGGCTGCATTCGAGCCCCGCCCTCTTTCCGAACCGGACCATTCCAGCGTCCGAGGGTTCC
Coding sequences within it:
- the rimM gene encoding ribosome maturation factor RimM (Essential for efficient processing of 16S rRNA), which gives rise to EAKEWSGALVSVLWDELPPPEEGEYYVTDLIGCEVVDAAGGRVGELVGVEEGPAHDWLVIRREEGESLLPMVSEFVREVDVAGRRIVVAPPEGW
- the trmD gene encoding tRNA (guanosine(37)-N1)-methyltransferase TrmD: MRIDILTLFPGIFSGPLDHSILARAREAGLLAVGVHDLRDYAEGKHRVTDEPPFGGGGGMVMKPEPIFAGVEAIRTRFGPGKAVLLSPQGELLTHRLARRLAGEEHLILICGRYEGVDQRVADHLADFEISIGDYVLTGGELPSLVLVDAVARFVPGVIGGPLAPDRDSFEEGILEGPQYTRPREFRGLTVPDVLLSGNHAAIEKWRREEGTRRTLARRPDLGKKKLTPGGGVE
- the rplS gene encoding 50S ribosomal protein L19; translated protein: MSNLLRELEKSQLRSDLPAFKAGDTVRVYLRIREGEKERVQYFEGIVIGFHRNGPSTTFKVRKESYGVGVERTFPLHSPLLERIEVKKRGDVRRAKLFFLRKVSGKKARIREKKDWLGKKGIAIPAEGTAEPPEEGVAAPEDAAQAPETKE
- a CDS encoding ribonuclease HII, whose amino-acid sequence is MVAGVDEAGRGPLAGPVVAAAVVLPPGFYRPDIRDSKALSPKARERAFSLVTSHALAYAVGHSTPEEIDRINILKASLLAMRRAVEKLIPVPDFLYIDGNISIPPAEGGPWAAIRQEPLVSGDTRCVSVMAASIVAKVTRDRLMLEYDRVYPGYGFASHKGYPTRGHLAALALLGPSPIHRKTFRGVLPG
- a CDS encoding YraN family protein — encoded protein: MSRKPEERAAAGREAEESVCAYLRERGMEIVERNFRARGGEIDVIARDRNVLAFVEVRFREEDGHGLPEESVGPAKRRRIAAAARAYLATIPPGSWKEARFDVAAVDGSGGAPAIRYYPAAFDARGKIL
- a CDS encoding 6-phosphofructokinase — protein: MKIGVLNGGGDCPGLNAVIRAVVRKSDNLDSRVVGIRNGWKGLVDISYMDLDTKMVSGILHIGGTIIGTSRTNPFKDPDGPDKVLKNFRLLGLDALVAIGGEDTLGAASKLYERGLPVVGVPKTIDNDLSGTDFTFGFDTAVSIATDAIDRIHTTAESHNRVMVVEVMGRNAGWIATFSGMAGGAHAILIPEKPIDIDEVCDLILRRHSRGKNFSIVVVAEGAKFAEKPGEDGQLIIQETKTDEFGHVRLGGISQVLAKEIEKRTRFETRFVVLGHIQRGGSPTAHDRVLATRYGVFATEMAHRGEFGKMAALQGKEIVPVPLSEATAQSKTVNMGIFHIAEEFFG
- the iorA gene encoding indolepyruvate ferredoxin oxidoreductase subunit alpha, with amino-acid sequence MSVPAREKIVLLSGNEAIARGAFEAGVTVASAYPGTPSTEILENFARYEGVYAEWAPNEKVSVEVAHGASMAGARALAVMKHVGVNVAADPIFTASYTGVRGGFVIVTADDPELHSSQNEQDNRHYAVAAKIPMLEPSDSWEAKEFTRLAFDLSEKFDTPVFLRSTTRISHAEGAVRLGDVTGSLLAPGFVRDPAKWVMLPDNARRRHGIVEERMRALATFAEGFDGNRIEWGDRTLGVITAGVSYQYVREAFPDASVLKLGMAHPLPSRLIREFAAGVSRVVVVEELDPHIETHVKALGLPVQGKEIIPIVGELSPRIVREGITGVAIPVRPAEGLPRRPPNLCPGCPHRGLFYVLNKFKATVAGDIGCYTLAALPPLSGMDTCVCMGASIGNAFGIEKALGKAALGKVVAVIGDSTFLHSGITPLIDIVYNRGFSTVIILDNRTTAMTGAQENPATGRTLMGKATRRLDLAALCRAVGVDHVYTVNPHDMERTEAVLRRELFREEPSVIITEAPCVLLPEHRRKKRPVYEVIPDLCRGCKACSKLGCPAIEWVPFTPEAAVAAGKKASQKGMTRIHPLLCDGCNQCPPLCKFKAILEKKG
- a CDS encoding indolepyruvate oxidoreductase subunit beta — translated: MKQARGNVFLAGVGGQGILLASEVLGEAFLLGGYDVKKSEVHGMAQRGGAVTTHLRYGPKVFSPLIEPGTADLLVAFEKLEALRFAHFLKPGGAAVVNAQEILPPSVATGRERYPERIEERLAEVTPNLYLVDALATALSLREVRAVNMVMAGAASHLLPLPEECYLRAIRERLPERFVEVNAKAFRAGRALLAPREAGR
- a CDS encoding phenylacetate--CoA ligase, translating into MIWDDEFETLPREALAALQSKRLRALIERVHSAVPFYRRKLDEAGYRAGDVRGLEDLPDLPFTTKDDLRETYPFGLFAVPMERVVRVHASSGTTGKPVVVGYTRRDIDTWAELMARTLTCGGTTKGDVVHNAYGYGLFTGGLGAHYGAERIGATVIPISGGNTKRQIMLMQDFGSTILLCTPSYALNLAEVMAEEGVDPARLKLKCGLFGAEPWTESMRGEIEKKLRISALDIYGLSEVIGPGVASECIEEKRGLHVFEDHFIAEIIDPSTGKALPCGETGELVFTTITKEAFPVIRYRTRDISRLSVSPCSCGRTHARMDRISGRTDDMLIIRGVNVFPSQIESVLMTIEGVEPHYQLIVSREGSLDVLEVQVEVGEAIFTDEIKGLETLSKRIEHEIKDLLGVSCKVKLVEPKTIQRSEGKAKRVIDQRKL